From the Aquitalea magnusonii genome, one window contains:
- a CDS encoding acetate/propionate family kinase: protein MIKALIAVNAGSSTLKFRAYAMAGDALLMRGLIDHFGQKHTSLSLHDTLHQQLEERELGDDSREAAVAAMINTLADHGIAVTAVVHRVVHGGSRFHAVTRLDDSICQALEAYIPLAPLHQPVSLQVIQAFQTVDASLPQLACFDTAFHASQPEVATRFGIARHWHEEGVRRYGFHGLSYASISRRLAGLELAQAKVVVCHLGSGSSACAIQQGQSVASSMGFSAVDGLMMGTRPGYLDPEVVLYWMEHEGMGVGEVRRELYKNSGLLGVSGGVSADMRELLASPLPAAREAVELFCYRIVREIASLAGAMKGVDAIIFTAGIGEHSAEVRGRVLSQLGWLGFAVDHAANLAHARQLTTADSQRHAYVLDTDEEGEMARQAFTLLG, encoded by the coding sequence GTGATCAAGGCCCTGATTGCCGTCAATGCCGGCTCCTCCACCCTGAAGTTCCGCGCCTATGCCATGGCGGGCGATGCGCTGCTGATGCGCGGCCTGATCGACCATTTCGGCCAGAAGCACACCAGCCTCAGCCTGCACGATACCCTGCATCAGCAACTGGAAGAGCGCGAACTGGGCGATGACAGCCGTGAAGCTGCCGTGGCGGCCATGATCAACACCCTGGCCGATCACGGCATTGCCGTCACCGCCGTAGTACACCGCGTGGTGCATGGCGGTAGCCGCTTTCATGCCGTTACCCGACTGGATGACAGCATCTGCCAGGCCCTGGAGGCATACATTCCACTGGCGCCGCTGCACCAGCCGGTCAGCCTGCAGGTGATCCAAGCCTTCCAGACGGTGGATGCCAGCCTGCCGCAGCTCGCCTGCTTTGACACCGCCTTCCATGCCAGCCAGCCGGAAGTGGCCACCCGCTTTGGCATTGCCCGCCACTGGCATGAGGAAGGTGTGCGCCGTTACGGCTTTCACGGCCTATCCTATGCCTCCATCAGCCGCCGGCTGGCCGGGCTGGAGCTGGCACAAGCCAAGGTGGTGGTGTGCCATCTGGGCAGTGGCAGCAGCGCCTGCGCCATCCAGCAAGGACAAAGCGTGGCCTCCAGCATGGGCTTTTCTGCGGTGGACGGGCTGATGATGGGCACCCGCCCCGGCTATCTGGACCCGGAAGTGGTGCTGTACTGGATGGAACATGAAGGCATGGGCGTAGGCGAGGTGCGGCGTGAGCTGTACAAGAACTCGGGCCTGCTGGGTGTGTCAGGCGGGGTGTCCGCCGATATGCGCGAGCTGCTGGCAAGCCCCCTGCCCGCCGCGCGCGAGGCGGTGGAGCTGTTCTGCTACCGCATCGTGCGCGAGATTGCCTCGCTGGCCGGTGCCATGAAGGGCGTGGACGCCATCATCTTTACCGCCGGCATTGGCGAACATTCGGCCGAAGTGCGTGGCCGGGTACTGAGCCAACTGGGCTGGCTGGGCTTTGCTGTCGACCATGCGGCCAACCTGGCGCATGCCCGGCAACTGACCACGGCAGACAGCCAGCGCCACGCTTATGTGCTGGACACCGACGAAGAAGGCGAAATGGCCAGGCAGGCGTTCACGCTGCTAGGCTAG
- the rpsT gene encoding 30S ribosomal protein S20: MANSAQARKRARTALKQRAHNASLRTAFRTAVKKVLKAIEGGDKAAAKVVFHASTKVIDRIADKGVFHKNKAARHKSRLSAQIKAMA; the protein is encoded by the coding sequence ATGGCTAACAGCGCACAAGCTCGCAAGCGTGCACGCACAGCCCTTAAGCAGCGCGCGCACAACGCCAGCCTGCGTACTGCGTTCCGTACTGCAGTAAAGAAAGTGCTTAAGGCAATTGAAGGTGGTGACAAGGCTGCGGCCAAGGTTGTGTTCCACGCTTCGACCAAGGTTATCGATCGTATCGCTGACAAGGGCGTGTTCCACAAGAACAAGGCTGCTCGTCATAAGAGCCGTCTGTCTGCTCAGATCAAGGCCATGGCCTGA
- the murJ gene encoding murein biosynthesis integral membrane protein MurJ: protein MNLLKALAAVSSMTMVSRILGLVRDTLIARVFGAGMSADAFNAAFKIPNMLRRLFAEGAFSQAFVPILGEYKNQKTEEETREFVAKVTGVLGSVLLLVTAIGMLAAPAIMWISAPGFYREPAKAALFADILRVSFPYIFFISLSSMTGSILNSWGKFSIPAFTPTFLNLSFIVFALCFTHSFHPPIMAMAWAVFVGGLIQLVWQLPFLKQIGMLTMPIFDFKDAAVWRVIRQMGPAIFGVSVAQISLLINSTFASFLPTGSVSWMYYADRLMEFPSGVLGVALGTILLPSLSKHAASKSDSEFSVLLDWGIRLSLLLAVPATVGLGLLSGPLLSTLFMYGRFTAHDALMSQQAVIAYSFGLLGLILVKVLAPGFYARQDIKTPVRIALITLCCTQLMNLAFVFPLKHAGLALSIGLASCLNAGLLLSTLLKRKIYQPQAGWSSFLGKMVLAILAMAAVLLLLQAVLPIHWDGHAWQRVLWLTLLVAAGAITYFAMLFALGFRPRQFMRKEH, encoded by the coding sequence ATGAACCTGCTCAAGGCGCTGGCTGCAGTCAGCAGCATGACCATGGTATCGCGCATTCTCGGTCTGGTGCGCGACACGCTTATCGCCCGCGTATTTGGTGCCGGCATGTCGGCAGATGCCTTCAATGCTGCCTTCAAGATTCCCAATATGTTGCGCCGCCTGTTTGCCGAGGGCGCGTTCTCGCAAGCCTTCGTTCCCATCCTGGGCGAATACAAGAACCAGAAAACCGAAGAGGAAACCCGCGAATTCGTGGCCAAGGTAACCGGCGTGCTAGGTTCGGTGCTGTTGCTGGTCACGGCCATCGGCATGCTGGCCGCCCCGGCCATCATGTGGATTTCCGCGCCCGGCTTTTATCGCGAACCGGCCAAGGCCGCGCTGTTTGCCGACATCCTGCGCGTATCCTTTCCTTATATCTTTTTCATTTCGCTGTCCTCGATGACCGGCAGCATTCTCAATAGCTGGGGCAAGTTCTCGATTCCGGCCTTCACCCCCACCTTTCTCAACCTCAGCTTTATCGTATTTGCGCTGTGCTTCACCCACAGCTTTCACCCGCCCATCATGGCCATGGCCTGGGCGGTGTTTGTTGGCGGGCTGATCCAGCTGGTTTGGCAACTGCCCTTCCTCAAGCAGATCGGCATGCTCACCATGCCCATCTTCGACTTCAAGGATGCCGCGGTATGGCGGGTGATCCGCCAGATGGGCCCGGCCATTTTCGGTGTGTCGGTGGCGCAGATTTCCTTGCTGATCAACTCCACCTTTGCGTCTTTCCTGCCCACCGGCAGCGTGTCGTGGATGTATTACGCCGACCGACTGATGGAATTCCCCTCCGGCGTGCTGGGTGTGGCGCTGGGGACCATCCTGCTGCCTTCGCTGTCCAAGCACGCAGCCAGCAAGTCCGATAGCGAATTCAGTGTATTGCTGGACTGGGGCATCCGTCTGTCCTTGCTGCTGGCGGTACCGGCCACCGTGGGGCTGGGCCTGTTGTCCGGCCCCTTGCTGTCCACCCTGTTCATGTATGGCCGCTTTACCGCCCACGATGCGCTGATGTCGCAGCAGGCGGTGATTGCCTACTCCTTCGGCCTCTTGGGGCTGATTCTGGTCAAGGTGCTGGCGCCGGGCTTTTATGCGCGGCAAGACATCAAGACGCCGGTGCGCATTGCGCTGATCACCCTGTGCTGCACCCAGTTGATGAACCTGGCCTTTGTCTTCCCGCTCAAGCATGCCGGGCTGGCGCTGTCGATCGGCCTGGCTTCCTGCCTGAATGCCGGTCTGCTGCTATCCACCCTGCTCAAACGCAAGATTTACCAGCCGCAAGCGGGTTGGAGCAGCTTCCTTGGCAAGATGGTACTGGCCATCCTGGCCATGGCTGCGGTATTGCTGCTGCTGCAAGCTGTACTGCCCATCCACTGGGACGGCCACGCCTGGCAACGGGTGCTCTGGCTGACGCTGCTGGTGGCGGCCGGGGCCATCACTTATTTCGCCATGCTGTTTGCGCTGGGCTTCCGGCCGCGTCAATTCATGCGCAAGGAGCACTAA
- a CDS encoding CPBP family intramembrane glutamic endopeptidase, producing MFASSALPPGDRQAATVLLVCCLSLTLLYYPASSHWLLDWLRNTQPAWATVFQRLVVHNPDTQLYRAVFWSLASVTSYCLLPLLHIKLVLRRPLRDFGLALPSWRLLRTDGKLFLLFYAIMLPLLWWASAQPGFLQIYPFFRLGPQESLWPHWAWWELLYFAQFAALEFFFRGYMLHGLKARFGVSAIFVMLLPYCMIHFEKPVLESLAAIIAGIALGALSYRYRSIWLGIALHCSVALTMDLMALWRKGLLL from the coding sequence GTGTTCGCGTCATCAGCGCTGCCACCGGGCGACCGGCAAGCTGCCACCGTGCTGTTGGTGTGCTGCCTGAGCCTGACCTTGCTGTACTACCCGGCCAGCAGCCACTGGCTGCTGGACTGGCTGCGCAACACGCAGCCCGCCTGGGCCACGGTCTTCCAGCGCCTGGTCGTACACAACCCGGACACCCAGCTCTACCGCGCGGTGTTTTGGTCGCTGGCCAGCGTAACCAGCTACTGCTTGCTGCCGCTGCTGCACATCAAGCTGGTGCTGCGCCGCCCGCTGCGCGATTTTGGCCTGGCCCTGCCCAGTTGGCGTTTGCTGCGCACGGATGGCAAGCTGTTTCTGCTATTTTACGCCATCATGCTGCCACTGCTGTGGTGGGCGTCGGCACAGCCCGGTTTCTTGCAGATCTACCCCTTCTTCCGCCTTGGCCCACAAGAAAGCCTGTGGCCGCACTGGGCCTGGTGGGAGCTGTTATACTTCGCCCAATTTGCCGCGCTGGAGTTCTTCTTTCGCGGTTACATGCTGCACGGCCTCAAAGCACGCTTTGGTGTATCCGCCATCTTCGTGATGCTGCTGCCGTACTGCATGATCCATTTTGAAAAACCAGTGCTGGAAAGCCTGGCCGCCATCATCGCCGGCATCGCACTGGGTGCGCTGAGTTATCGTTATCGCTCGATCTGGCTGGGCATCGCCCTGCATTGCAGCGTGGCCCTCACCATGGACCTGATGGCGCTGTGGCGCAAAGGCCTGTTGCTCTGA
- the queF gene encoding NADPH-dependent 7-cyano-7-deazaguanine reductase QueF (Catalyzes the NADPH-dependent reduction of 7-cyano-7-deazaguanine (preQ0) to 7-aminomethyl-7-deazaguanine (preQ1) in queuosine biosynthesis) has protein sequence MTTPHLTPDLSPLGKTVSYQDQYDASLLFPIARKMKRDEIGVDQQALPFAGVDIWTGFELSWLNARGKPQVGIATFRIPADSPNLIESKSFKLYLNSYNQTRIASLEELQAQLALDLSNAAGAAVTVSVLLPQDFAAERIAELDGDYIDEQDIAVDNYAPCPDILRADTGNIVSETLCSNLLKSNCLVTGQPDWGSVQIRYTGPQLDREALLRYLIGFRQHNEFHEQCVERIFTDILRACAPQQLTVYARYTRRGGLDINPWRSNAEQAPLDNTRTARQ, from the coding sequence ATGACCACTCCGCACCTGACTCCCGATCTCTCCCCGCTGGGCAAAACCGTCAGCTACCAGGACCAGTACGACGCCAGCCTGCTGTTTCCCATTGCGCGCAAGATGAAGCGCGATGAAATTGGCGTGGACCAACAGGCCCTGCCCTTTGCCGGCGTGGATATCTGGACCGGTTTCGAGCTGTCCTGGCTGAATGCGCGCGGCAAACCCCAAGTGGGCATTGCCACCTTCCGCATTCCGGCTGACAGCCCCAACCTGATCGAATCCAAGTCGTTCAAGCTCTACCTGAACAGCTATAACCAGACCCGCATCGCCAGCCTGGAGGAATTGCAGGCCCAGTTGGCGCTGGACCTGTCCAATGCTGCTGGTGCTGCAGTCACAGTCAGCGTACTGCTGCCACAGGACTTTGCCGCAGAGCGTATTGCCGAGCTGGACGGCGACTACATCGACGAGCAGGACATCGCCGTGGACAACTACGCGCCCTGCCCGGACATCCTGCGTGCCGATACCGGCAATATCGTCAGCGAAACCCTGTGCAGCAATCTGCTGAAGTCCAACTGCCTGGTGACCGGCCAGCCGGACTGGGGCAGCGTGCAAATCCGCTACACCGGCCCGCAACTGGACCGCGAAGCGCTGCTGCGCTACCTGATCGGCTTCCGTCAGCACAATGAATTCCACGAGCAATGCGTGGAGCGCATCTTCACCGACATCCTGCGCGCCTGCGCACCGCAGCAACTGACGGTGTACGCCCGCTACACCCGCCGCGGTGGTCTGGACATCAACCCCTGGCGCAGCAATGCCGAACAGGCACCGCTGGATAACACCCGCACGGCACGGCAGTGA
- a CDS encoding cold shock domain-containing protein, with translation MRLQGKITRWDDQRGFGFVTQNGDDKAVFVHISAFEDNQRRPLQGDIVSYELSADQQHRQRADKVRFVSPTSSRSHSFRPNRPPRRLRGIMQGILLIGLLVFSALSWRTTPHPTAGDSPQIAIPTSTTQGFQCSGKRSCSQMTSCEEAMFYLKHCPGVEIDGDHDGIPCEQQLCGH, from the coding sequence ATGCGCTTGCAAGGAAAAATCACGCGATGGGATGATCAACGCGGCTTTGGCTTCGTCACGCAAAATGGTGATGACAAGGCCGTGTTTGTTCACATCAGCGCATTTGAGGACAATCAGCGCCGTCCACTGCAAGGCGATATCGTCAGTTATGAGCTCAGTGCAGATCAACAGCACAGGCAGCGAGCTGACAAAGTACGCTTTGTTTCGCCAACCAGCTCACGCAGCCATTCCTTCCGACCCAACAGGCCGCCCCGTCGGCTACGCGGCATCATGCAGGGAATACTATTGATCGGATTATTGGTATTTTCTGCCTTGTCATGGCGCACGACACCCCATCCAACAGCAGGCGACAGCCCGCAAATAGCCATCCCGACTTCGACAACCCAAGGCTTCCAGTGCAGTGGCAAGCGCTCGTGCTCGCAAATGACCTCCTGTGAAGAAGCCATGTTCTATCTCAAGCACTGCCCTGGGGTAGAAATTGATGGTGATCACGATGGGATTCCTTGCGAGCAACAACTATGCGGACACTGA
- a CDS encoding pseudouridine synthase — protein sequence MSQAHNLENYTPPPDTGLAVIYVDDCLLVVDKPSGLLSVPGRGEGKDDCLISRVQKVYPDALTVHRLDMATSGLVIFGRGAAMQRALSIAFMERKVKKRYIAVVDGIVQSNSGTIDLPLIIDWPNRPRQKIDHVEGKQAITHYRVVSRDTTRQTSRMELDPQTGRAHQLRMHMLHLESGHPILGDDIYAPPEVLAKADRLLLHASRLVLRHPVTQEEMEFDAPTPF from the coding sequence ATGAGCCAAGCCCATAATCTGGAAAACTACACCCCGCCGCCGGATACCGGTCTTGCGGTCATTTACGTGGATGACTGCCTGCTGGTGGTGGACAAGCCCTCCGGCCTGCTGTCGGTGCCGGGCCGTGGCGAGGGCAAGGACGACTGCCTGATCAGCCGGGTGCAAAAAGTGTATCCGGATGCGCTGACCGTACACCGGCTGGACATGGCCACCTCGGGCCTGGTGATCTTTGGCCGTGGCGCGGCCATGCAGCGCGCGCTGTCCATTGCCTTCATGGAGCGCAAGGTCAAGAAGCGCTATATCGCGGTGGTGGATGGCATCGTCCAAAGCAATAGCGGCACCATCGATCTGCCGCTGATCATCGACTGGCCCAATCGCCCGCGCCAGAAAATAGACCATGTGGAAGGCAAACAGGCCATCACCCATTACCGCGTGGTGTCGCGTGATACCACGCGTCAGACCTCGCGCATGGAGCTGGATCCGCAAACCGGGCGTGCCCACCAGTTGCGCATGCACATGCTGCATCTGGAAAGCGGCCACCCGATTCTGGGCGATGACATCTACGCGCCGCCGGAGGTGCTGGCCAAGGCCGACCGTCTGCTGCTGCATGCGTCGCGGCTGGTGTTGCGTCACCCGGTGACGCAGGAAGAAATGGAATTCGACGCGCCGACACCGTTTTGA
- a CDS encoding alanyl-tRNA editing protein, whose protein sequence is MPERFYLDPYQTTLQTTVIRHDDAGLVLADTLCYPLGGGQPGDTATLTLADGSTLAISDTRRNRETREILHITAADAPRLTAGSAVTLTLDWVRRHRHMRVHTGLHLLSVVIKAGVTGGNLTAEGGRLDFDLPEGMELDKDEIEAGLNALVAQDLAVSIQMTSGEALKARPELIKTMSVTPPLELPEIRLIEIDGVDLQPCGGTHVRRTGEIGRLLVKKIESKGARNKRVVVTLAD, encoded by the coding sequence ATGCCGGAGCGTTTTTACCTCGACCCTTACCAAACCACCCTGCAAACCACGGTCATCCGTCATGACGATGCCGGCCTGGTACTGGCAGACACCCTGTGTTACCCGCTGGGCGGCGGCCAGCCCGGTGACACCGCCACGCTGACCCTGGCCGACGGCAGCACGCTGGCCATCAGCGACACCCGCCGCAACCGCGAAACCCGCGAGATCCTGCACATCACCGCTGCCGATGCCCCGCGACTGACCGCAGGCAGCGCCGTCACCCTGACGCTCGACTGGGTGCGCCGTCATCGTCACATGCGGGTGCATACCGGCCTGCATCTGCTGTCGGTGGTGATCAAGGCCGGGGTGACCGGCGGCAATCTGACCGCAGAAGGCGGTCGACTGGATTTTGATTTGCCGGAAGGCATGGAGCTGGACAAGGACGAGATCGAGGCCGGCCTGAATGCGCTGGTGGCACAGGACCTGGCGGTGAGCATCCAGATGACCAGCGGCGAAGCGCTGAAAGCCCGTCCGGAGCTGATCAAGACCATGTCGGTCACCCCGCCGCTGGAGCTGCCGGAAATCCGCCTGATCGAAATCGACGGCGTCGACCTGCAACCCTGTGGCGGCACCCATGTGCGCCGCACCGGAGAAATCGGCCGCCTGCTGGTGAAAAAGATTGAAAGCAAGGGCGCGCGCAACAAGCGGGTGGTGGTGACGCTGGCCGACTGA
- the parE gene encoding DNA topoisomerase IV subunit B, whose protein sequence is MTQQYDESSVRVLKGLEPVKERPGMYTRTTDPTHICQEVIDNAADEALGGYARKIAVTVHQDGSLSVEDDGRGIPVGLHPQEGVPVVELVFTRLHAGGKFNKKDGGAYAFSGGLHGVGVSVTNALSTRLEVEVKREGGVHRLVFSGGDVIEPLARIGDCGPRTSGTRVRVWPDGKYFESPRYSLPELERLLRAKAVLLPGVAVSLTVEKPSGAEVKVWQYPQGLKSYLAELCNGDEPIAPLFAAEAYIGDDHEQFAKGEGVQWAMAWFEDGASGESYVNLIPTPSGGTHEAGLRAGVFDAVKSFIDHHNLLPRGVKLMAEDVWSRVRFVLSARVLDPQFQGQTKDKLTSRDALKLISSLSRDPVELWLNQNVEAGKKIAELAIRQAQSRLKSVKKVEKKKGSGVAVLPGKLTDCESEDIERNELFLVEGDSAGGSAKLARDKEYQAILPLRGKVLNSWETDKDQLFSNAEIHDISVAIGVDPHGPDDHPDLSGQRYGKIAILSDADVDGSHIQVLLLTLFFRHFPRLIENGNIYIAQPPLFRVDVPGSGKNRPPRKIYALDEGELNAILDRLRSENVREGSWGISRFKGLGEMNPEQLKDTTMNPDTRRLSRVQVRPGEMAQTLSTFVMLMGKGEASSRRSWMEAKGNEVEADI, encoded by the coding sequence ATGACGCAACAGTACGACGAATCCTCGGTACGGGTACTCAAGGGGCTGGAGCCGGTCAAAGAGCGACCGGGCATGTATACCCGCACCACCGACCCCACCCATATCTGCCAGGAAGTCATCGATAACGCCGCCGACGAGGCGCTGGGTGGCTATGCCCGCAAGATTGCCGTTACCGTGCATCAGGATGGTTCCTTGTCGGTGGAAGATGATGGCCGCGGCATTCCGGTTGGCCTGCATCCGCAAGAAGGCGTGCCGGTGGTGGAGCTGGTATTCACCCGCCTGCATGCCGGTGGCAAGTTCAACAAGAAAGACGGTGGTGCCTATGCCTTCTCCGGTGGTTTGCATGGCGTAGGTGTGTCGGTGACCAATGCCTTGTCCACCCGGCTGGAAGTCGAGGTCAAGCGCGAAGGCGGTGTACACCGCCTGGTGTTTTCCGGCGGCGACGTGATCGAACCCCTGGCCCGCATTGGCGACTGCGGCCCGCGCACCAGCGGCACCCGGGTGCGGGTATGGCCGGATGGCAAGTATTTTGAAAGCCCGCGTTACTCCTTGCCTGAGCTGGAACGCCTGCTGCGCGCCAAGGCGGTGCTGCTGCCCGGCGTGGCGGTGTCGCTGACGGTAGAGAAGCCCAGTGGTGCCGAGGTCAAGGTGTGGCAGTACCCGCAGGGCCTGAAGAGCTATCTGGCCGAGCTGTGCAACGGTGACGAGCCGATTGCGCCGCTGTTCGCCGCCGAAGCCTATATCGGTGACGACCACGAACAATTTGCCAAGGGCGAAGGCGTGCAGTGGGCGATGGCCTGGTTTGAAGATGGGGCCAGCGGCGAGAGCTATGTCAACCTGATTCCCACCCCGTCTGGCGGCACCCATGAAGCTGGCCTGCGTGCCGGGGTGTTCGATGCGGTGAAGAGCTTCATCGACCACCACAACCTGCTGCCGCGCGGTGTCAAGCTGATGGCAGAGGACGTGTGGAGCCGGGTGCGCTTTGTGCTGTCGGCCCGCGTGCTGGACCCGCAATTCCAAGGCCAGACCAAGGACAAGCTCACCAGCCGCGATGCGCTGAAGCTGATTTCCAGCCTGTCGCGCGACCCGGTGGAGCTATGGCTGAACCAGAATGTGGAAGCGGGCAAGAAGATTGCCGAGCTGGCCATTCGCCAGGCGCAGTCGCGCCTGAAGTCAGTCAAAAAGGTGGAAAAGAAAAAGGGCTCCGGCGTGGCCGTGCTGCCGGGCAAACTGACCGATTGCGAAAGCGAAGACATCGAACGCAACGAGCTGTTCCTGGTGGAAGGTGACTCTGCCGGTGGCTCGGCCAAGCTGGCGCGTGACAAGGAATACCAGGCCATCCTGCCTTTGCGCGGCAAGGTGCTTAATAGCTGGGAAACCGACAAGGACCAGTTGTTTTCCAATGCCGAAATCCACGATATTTCCGTCGCCATCGGCGTGGACCCGCACGGGCCGGATGATCACCCGGATTTGTCCGGCCAGCGTTATGGCAAGATCGCCATCCTGTCCGATGCCGACGTGGATGGCTCGCACATCCAGGTGCTGTTGCTCACCTTGTTCTTCCGCCATTTCCCGCGGCTGATCGAAAACGGCAATATCTACATCGCGCAGCCGCCGCTGTTCCGCGTGGATGTGCCGGGTTCGGGCAAGAACCGTCCGCCACGCAAGATTTACGCGCTGGACGAGGGCGAGCTCAATGCCATTCTGGACCGTCTGCGCAGCGAGAATGTGCGCGAAGGCAGTTGGGGCATCTCGCGCTTCAAAGGTCTGGGCGAGATGAACCCGGAACAGCTGAAGGACACCACCATGAATCCGGATACCCGCCGCCTGTCGCGGGTGCAGGTGCGTCCGGGTGAAATGGCGCAAACCCTGTCCACCTTTGTCATGCTGATGGGCAAGGGCGAGGCTTCCAGCCGCCGTAGCTGGATGGAAGCCAAGGGTAACGAGGTGGAAGCCGATATCTGA
- a CDS encoding RNA pyrophosphohydrolase: MLDRDGYRPNVGIILINGKNEVFWGKRVREHSWQFPQGGIKPGESPEAAMYRELLEEVGLLPQHVKIVGRTRDWLRYEVPSNWVRREWRGSYKGQKQIWFLLRLTGRDCDVCLRASSHPEFDGWRWNDYWAPVDAVIEFKRDVYIRALTELSRFLKGLENYDSFLQRMRQSARPAPVAEGLPDKQQDH, encoded by the coding sequence ATGCTGGACCGGGACGGATATCGCCCCAATGTCGGAATCATCCTCATCAATGGCAAAAATGAGGTGTTCTGGGGCAAGCGGGTACGCGAACATTCCTGGCAATTTCCGCAAGGGGGCATCAAGCCGGGTGAAAGCCCGGAGGCTGCGATGTACCGCGAGCTGCTGGAGGAAGTCGGGCTGTTGCCGCAACATGTCAAGATCGTGGGGCGCACCCGCGACTGGCTGCGTTACGAAGTGCCCAGCAACTGGGTGCGCCGCGAATGGCGTGGCAGTTACAAGGGACAGAAGCAGATCTGGTTCCTGCTGCGGCTGACCGGGCGCGACTGCGATGTCTGCCTGCGTGCCAGCAGTCATCCGGAGTTCGATGGCTGGCGCTGGAACGACTACTGGGCACCGGTGGATGCCGTCATCGAATTCAAGCGTGATGTGTATATCCGCGCGCTGACCGAGTTGTCGCGCTTCCTCAAGGGCTTGGAAAACTACGACAGCTTTTTGCAGCGCATGCGGCAGTCTGCCCGGCCGGCTCCGGTGGCCGAAGGTTTGCCGGACAAGCAGCAGGACCACTGA
- a CDS encoding glutamine synthetase family protein, which yields MLNPADWLQHHGIRTVECLFSDITGTARGKILPATSVLNGSELRFSQVGLVQSVTGDCLQQLVPELDPDMLLQADLSTLRRLPFSHEPAAMLIHDCLHEDGSLIEFSPRNVLHRVLARYAELGLKPVVAPEMEFYLFARRQGLDEAPQPPASYGKSGDSLRQPYALDRLHDLAAVLDDIRHGCQLLGIGADTLLQEVGCGQLEINLQHGDAIALADQAFLFKRMVREAATRHALEACFMAKPLANDAGSAMHIHQSLVYADSGRNAFSLDNGQAAARFAHYIAGLQRYLPDALLLLAPYVNSYRRLAPFTAAPINVEWGFDNRTCGLRIPQAGPQARRVENRLPGVDANPYLALATTLACGLLGITQELQPTAPLQSSAYGRPYAFARTQLEAIERLAGNQALAELLGPQFVSTYCQLKLNEWQEFNRQVTSWEYRHLLGQA from the coding sequence ATGCTGAATCCTGCAGACTGGCTGCAACACCATGGCATTCGCACTGTCGAATGCCTGTTTTCCGATATTACCGGTACCGCGCGCGGCAAGATCTTGCCGGCCACAAGCGTATTGAACGGCAGCGAATTGCGCTTTTCGCAAGTGGGGCTGGTACAGAGCGTCACCGGCGACTGCCTGCAACAACTGGTCCCCGAGCTGGACCCGGACATGCTGCTGCAAGCTGACCTCAGCACCCTGCGCCGCCTGCCATTCAGCCATGAGCCGGCCGCCATGCTGATTCACGACTGCCTGCACGAAGATGGCAGCCTGATCGAATTCTCGCCACGCAATGTGCTGCACCGGGTACTGGCACGCTATGCCGAGCTGGGCCTGAAACCTGTTGTTGCACCTGAGATGGAGTTTTATCTGTTTGCCCGGCGCCAAGGGCTGGACGAAGCACCACAGCCCCCCGCCAGCTATGGCAAAAGTGGTGACAGCCTACGCCAGCCCTATGCGCTGGATAGGCTGCATGATCTGGCCGCAGTGCTGGACGACATCCGCCATGGCTGCCAGTTGCTGGGCATCGGTGCCGACACCCTGCTGCAAGAGGTGGGCTGTGGACAACTGGAAATCAATCTGCAGCATGGCGACGCCATTGCGCTGGCCGACCAGGCCTTCCTGTTCAAACGCATGGTACGCGAGGCCGCCACCCGTCATGCGCTGGAAGCCTGCTTCATGGCCAAGCCGCTGGCCAATGATGCCGGCAGCGCCATGCACATCCACCAGAGCCTGGTGTACGCTGACAGCGGCCGCAATGCTTTCTCGCTGGATAACGGCCAAGCCGCAGCGCGCTTTGCCCACTATATCGCCGGCCTGCAACGCTATTTGCCGGATGCCTTGCTGCTGCTGGCACCCTACGTCAACTCCTATCGCCGCCTGGCACCGTTCACCGCGGCCCCCATCAATGTGGAATGGGGCTTTGACAACCGCACCTGCGGCCTGCGCATTCCGCAAGCAGGCCCACAAGCACGTCGGGTAGAAAATCGCTTGCCGGGGGTGGATGCCAACCCCTACCTGGCCCTGGCCACCACCCTGGCCTGCGGTTTGCTTGGTATCACACAGGAACTGCAACCCACGGCACCGCTGCAGAGCAGCGCCTATGGCCGGCCCTACGCCTTTGCCCGTACCCAGTTGGAAGCGATTGAAAGACTGGCTGGCAATCAGGCGCTTGCCGAGCTGCTGGGACCACAGTTTGTCTCTACCTATTGTCAGCTCAAGCTGAACGAGTGGCAGGAATTCAACCGCCAGGTTACCTCCTGGGAGTACCGCCACTTGCTAGGCCAGGCATGA